TTAATCATCCCGACTGGTTAACGCAGCAGCGGAATGGCAAGCAGACTTCGATCAGTGCGGCGGGTGAAGTGGCTTGGCTGAATCCATTCCGACCAGAGGTACAGAAATTTATTACGGACTTAGTGGTCGAAGCGGTCTCGAACTATGACGTGGACGGGATTCAATTTGACGACCATATGAGTCTGCCTTATACCTTTGGCTATGATCCCTATACCGTGGCCTTGTACAAAAAGGAAATGAAGAAAGACCCGCCCACTAATCCCAAAGATGCGGCTTGGACCAAGTGGCGGGCTGATAAGCTGACGGAATTTATGGTGAAACTGAAGCAAGAAATTCGTCAGCGAAAGCCGAATGCGATTGTTTCGGTATCGCCGAATTATGCTGCCTATGCCTATAAGTTTCAGCTACAGGATTGGCATACTTGGGTGAAAAAGGGTGTGGTGGATGAGCTGATCGTGCAGGTTTATCGATCGGACCTGCGCAGCTTTAAGCACACAATTATGCGTTCCGAGATGGTCGAGGCGCGCAAGAAGATCCCGACTGCGGTTGGAATTTTGACCGGCTTGCGGCGACGTCCTGTCCCGCTGAAGCAGGTGCAGTCGCAAGTCTATGCGGCGAATGAGCGAGGGATGGGTACGGTTTTCTTCTATCTAGAAAGTTTGTGGAGTGAAGGGCCAGAATCCCCCGATGCGCGCCAATCCGGCCTGAAATACTTATTCCCGCGCACAGCCTTGCGGCCACGGTCTTAGTTTGGGGCTGAACTGATCGCAGGAACTGTGGTGTCAGTTGTGCGTTGTGAGGCGTGCGATGGGGGTTAGCCAGCGGCCCAAACTCCATTGTCGCGAGCTTCTAAATCGGCAAACAGCGGTTTTTGGACGGTGTTACTGATGCCTTTGACGCCACGGGTTAGCGTGTTTAAGAGCCAGATATCCTGTGATTGAACGGCCCCAAATCCGGCAGCGCCGAGCCAGGCTTCGACGCTGCCGTTGGCATAGTCATTGATATAGGGTTCTTCGAAGATATTCGTGAGCCAGTTTGATTGACGTAGGATTTTCTGATTGCCATCGAGTACTAAAACTTCACCCCCGGTTCGGAGCAAACGATAGGCTTCTTGGAGAATTGCCTGGGAGATTGCCGCTGGTGTTTCATGCAGGAGTAACCCGATCGTGACTAAGTCAAAATTGCCATCGGGAAAGCCGGTGGCTTCGGCTTGGCCATGGCGTAGGGTAATGGCGCGATTGTCTGCGGCGGCTCGATGCTCCGCAACGACAAGCATATAGGGGGAAAGATCCATTCCCACAACTTCCGCCTGGGGAAATTTTTGTTTTAGCATCAGCGCCATGGACCCGGTGCCACAGCCAAGGTCAAGAATCCGCATGGGCTGAACTTGAATCGCATCGATTAAGCCTTGGCGAACCCAGGATTCATTCGGTGGCAGCGCATATTGCGTAATGGGGTCGTAGGAGATGGCGGCTTCGACGCTGAGATAGCCATTTTCGATGCCGTGAAAATTTTGGCGTTGGTAATAGCGCGGGTAATCAACTTGCGGATTGGTTAATCGATCGGCCTCGGTTTTCCAGTCCTTGCTTTCATAAAAGGCCCGTAGGGCATTTTGATCAATCAGAAAATTCCGGAAAATGGGGGCGAGAACTTGCTCGAAAATCGTGTCTTTTCGGACTGCCATAGCGGTTGATGGGTTGCCTTGCCGATGGTCTTGGAGTTGTTTCTAGTTTAGCGTGTCGAGTTGGGACTGATGCGAGGGGTGTGGCGAGTTGATTTAGCGGGAGCGTTGCTGGCCGCGATACCATGACCGTAGTCGATCGGGCGAAATGCCCACGTAGAATCCCAGAATCATGGCTTGATTGAGTAGGGTGGTTTTGACGACCCCGAGGCTTTCCCAACGGCGACCAGAAGTGGTGACTTTGGCCGGGGCGATGGCAATGTTGCCCAAATGTTGCAATTGTTTGATGAACTGATGGTCTTCCATAATGCCCAGATGCGGAAAGCCGCCAAGTTGATGAAATGTTTTGGCGCGCAGGAAAATGCCTTGATCGCCGTAGGGCAATTGTTGGACGTGGGAGCGAATTTTGACGCCCCATTCGACTAGGCGAATGCCGGGTTTACTGG
This is a stretch of genomic DNA from Romeriopsis navalis LEGE 11480. It encodes these proteins:
- a CDS encoding family 10 glycosylhydrolase; this translates as MNWFFTKRFSRSLLAIGTCLLVLLSAQAPNVASAPKSPLEKQLNPPALFKKSGKTPKKSSAQQKAAEAKAKAAKAKAEAEKKASEPLFPTLRPPEEIRGVWLTNNDMTVLKDRRKLGTVMNKLSQLKFNTLYPVIWNSGYVTYPSQVAKKAGIQPFVYRGTEGQDILADVIAQGRRQKMLVIPWFEFGFMAPQTSELAINHPDWLTQQRNGKQTSISAAGEVAWLNPFRPEVQKFITDLVVEAVSNYDVDGIQFDDHMSLPYTFGYDPYTVALYKKEMKKDPPTNPKDAAWTKWRADKLTEFMVKLKQEIRQRKPNAIVSVSPNYAAYAYKFQLQDWHTWVKKGVVDELIVQVYRSDLRSFKHTIMRSEMVEARKKIPTAVGILTGLRRRPVPLKQVQSQVYAANERGMGTVFFYLESLWSEGPESPDARQSGLKYLFPRTALRPRS
- a CDS encoding class I SAM-dependent methyltransferase; its protein translation is MAVRKDTIFEQVLAPIFRNFLIDQNALRAFYESKDWKTEADRLTNPQVDYPRYYQRQNFHGIENGYLSVEAAISYDPITQYALPPNESWVRQGLIDAIQVQPMRILDLGCGTGSMALMLKQKFPQAEVVGMDLSPYMLVVAEHRAAADNRAITLRHGQAEATGFPDGNFDLVTIGLLLHETPAAISQAILQEAYRLLRTGGEVLVLDGNQKILRQSNWLTNIFEEPYINDYANGSVEAWLGAAGFGAVQSQDIWLLNTLTRGVKGISNTVQKPLFADLEARDNGVWAAG